From Candidatus Nitricoxidivorans perseverans, the proteins below share one genomic window:
- a CDS encoding ABC transporter ATP-binding protein — protein MKNAPAIQLSGLKKRYGTGDAAVDALKGVDMTIWPGEVVGLVGPSGSGKSTLLKCLGAVIEPTGGHMELAGETIYDDGWKISDLRALRRDRIGFVFQAPYLIPFLDVTDNIALLPMLAGADNKAARHRALELLTALDVQHRAGAQVSQLSGGEQQRVAIARSLANHAPIILADEPTAPLDSERALTVVRILNDMARQYQTAIIVVTHDEKIIPTFKRIYHIRDGKTHEEVGEGRVI, from the coding sequence ATGAAGAACGCTCCCGCCATCCAGCTCAGCGGCCTGAAGAAACGCTATGGTACGGGCGACGCGGCTGTCGATGCGCTCAAAGGCGTCGACATGACCATCTGGCCCGGCGAGGTCGTTGGTCTGGTCGGCCCCAGCGGTTCGGGCAAGAGCACGCTGCTCAAATGCCTCGGCGCGGTCATCGAACCGACGGGCGGCCATATGGAACTGGCCGGCGAAACCATTTACGACGATGGTTGGAAAATCTCCGACCTGCGCGCCCTGCGTCGCGATCGCATCGGCTTCGTCTTCCAGGCGCCGTACCTGATTCCCTTCCTCGATGTCACCGACAACATCGCCTTGCTGCCGATGCTGGCCGGGGCAGACAACAAGGCCGCACGGCACCGCGCGCTGGAGCTGCTGACGGCACTGGATGTGCAGCATCGTGCCGGAGCGCAAGTCTCGCAGCTTTCCGGCGGCGAGCAGCAGCGCGTCGCCATTGCCCGTTCGCTCGCCAACCATGCGCCGATTATTCTGGCCGACGAGCCGACCGCACCGCTCGATTCGGAGCGCGCATTGACGGTAGTGCGCATCCTCAACGACATGGCCCGGCAGTACCAGACTGCCATCATCGTCGTCACCCATGACGAAAAGATCATTCCGACCTTCAAGCGCATCTACCACATCCGCGACGGCAAGACGCACGAGGAAGTCGGAGAGGGGCGAGTAATCTGA
- a CDS encoding ABC transporter permease, which produces MINLASRDVLHGWGKFLFTGIGLGLLIGATLTMAGVFRGMVDDGQVLIDNSGADLWVVQQGTLGPYAEPSSLRDDVWRGIAGIQGVAETGNAAFLTIQMAHAGKDTRVMIVGIEVDRPNRPGTPPYLTAGRPILQGHYEAIADERAGLKLGERVKIRRHDYTVVGLTRRMVSSSGDPMIFVPLKDAQEIQFLKDNDALVNERVRTAANPSFNRPGVPGLLEAAQASATQARNVNTVLVRLVPGADPAAVANEIQRWKRLTAYTKTQMEDILIAKLIATSAKQIGMFLVILAIVTAAIVAFIIYTMTLAKVREIAVLKLIGAKNRIIAGMILQQALALGVIGFLVGRTAAGLWGPAFPKYVLLLPQDAIGGFAIVMTICALASSVAIRAALAIDPAEAIGG; this is translated from the coding sequence ATGATCAACCTCGCCAGCCGCGACGTCCTGCATGGCTGGGGCAAGTTTCTGTTCACCGGCATCGGGCTGGGGCTGTTGATCGGTGCGACGCTGACCATGGCCGGCGTGTTCCGTGGCATGGTCGACGACGGTCAGGTGCTGATCGACAACAGCGGCGCCGACCTATGGGTGGTGCAACAGGGCACGCTGGGGCCTTATGCCGAGCCGTCCAGCCTGCGCGACGATGTGTGGCGCGGCATTGCCGGCATCCAGGGCGTTGCGGAGACCGGCAACGCGGCCTTCCTCACGATCCAGATGGCGCATGCCGGCAAGGACACGCGCGTGATGATCGTCGGCATCGAGGTCGACCGTCCCAATCGACCGGGGACGCCGCCCTACCTTACCGCCGGCCGGCCGATCTTGCAGGGTCATTACGAGGCCATCGCCGACGAGCGCGCCGGTTTGAAGCTCGGCGAGCGGGTGAAGATTCGCCGCCACGACTACACCGTGGTCGGCCTCACGCGACGCATGGTGTCGTCATCCGGCGACCCGATGATTTTCGTGCCGCTCAAGGATGCGCAGGAAATTCAGTTTCTCAAGGACAACGACGCGCTGGTCAATGAACGTGTCCGTACCGCCGCCAACCCCAGCTTCAACCGTCCCGGCGTGCCCGGCCTGCTTGAAGCGGCGCAAGCCAGCGCGACCCAGGCACGTAATGTGAACACCGTGCTAGTACGCCTCGTCCCCGGCGCCGACCCGGCCGCCGTGGCAAACGAAATCCAGCGCTGGAAACGACTGACCGCCTACACCAAGACGCAGATGGAAGACATCCTCATCGCCAAGCTGATTGCGACGTCGGCAAAGCAGATCGGCATGTTCCTCGTCATCCTCGCCATCGTCACCGCCGCCATTGTCGCCTTCATCATCTACACCATGACGCTCGCCAAGGTGCGAGAAATCGCTGTACTCAAACTCATCGGTGCAAAGAACCGCATCATCGCCGGCATGATTCTGCAACAGGCACTGGCACTCGGTGTGATCGGCTTTCTGGTCGGGCGCACGGCAGCCGGCTTATGGGGGCCAGCGTTCCCTAAATATGTGCTGCTGTTGCCGCAGGATGCCATCGGTGGCTTCGCCATCGTGATGACCATCTGTGCGTTGGCCAGCAGCGTTGCCATCCGCGCCGCCCTGGCCATTGATCCGGCCGAGGCGATTGGAGGCTAA
- a CDS encoding efflux RND transporter periplasmic adaptor subunit, with product MSLPHKRTLVLGALAVAFLAVFGWIIATQGPLAPVKVTLAEAAETKLERTLFGIATVEARRSHSIGPTLAGRVARVLVDQGDPVRAGQLLAEMEPVDLDARLAAGAASAAAATQRVQSAEAVLAEASSRAQLAKNSADRYADLRKKNFVSQEAADAKSHEAAAAQSARSSAAAALAAAKDDARRAQSELAGTGKNREHLRMTSPADGIVTARLAEPGSTVVAGQAVMQVIDPASLWLRVRIDQGRSQGLAIGLPAQIALRSHPGEKLAGRVERVDWIGDSVTEERIANIVFDNVPAGLAIGELAEVTLSLPVIEKTLVIPAAALHRQGTNSGIWQPADNRARFVPVTAGAMSADGLVEVRQGLAAGDTVIVHSAKALADGTRIKPVDALK from the coding sequence ATGAGTCTTCCCCACAAACGCACACTGGTCCTCGGCGCTCTCGCCGTCGCCTTTCTCGCTGTGTTCGGCTGGATCATCGCCACCCAGGGGCCGCTGGCGCCCGTCAAGGTCACCCTCGCCGAAGCGGCGGAAACGAAACTCGAACGCACGCTGTTCGGCATTGCCACCGTCGAAGCGCGGCGCAGCCATAGCATCGGCCCGACGCTGGCCGGTCGTGTGGCACGCGTGCTGGTCGATCAGGGTGATCCCGTCAGGGCTGGGCAGTTGCTCGCGGAGATGGAACCCGTCGACCTCGATGCGCGCCTTGCAGCCGGCGCTGCCTCAGCCGCAGCGGCCACGCAGCGCGTGCAATCGGCCGAAGCCGTTCTCGCCGAAGCCAGCAGCCGTGCGCAACTGGCGAAAAACAGCGCCGACCGCTACGCCGACTTGCGCAAGAAAAACTTCGTCAGCCAGGAAGCCGCCGATGCGAAATCTCATGAGGCCGCTGCTGCGCAGTCGGCACGCTCGTCCGCCGCAGCTGCACTGGCTGCCGCGAAAGATGATGCACGGCGCGCCCAATCCGAACTCGCCGGAACAGGAAAGAATCGTGAGCACCTGCGGATGACCAGTCCGGCGGATGGCATCGTCACAGCACGGCTGGCCGAACCTGGCTCCACCGTGGTCGCCGGGCAGGCGGTCATGCAGGTAATCGATCCCGCCAGTTTGTGGCTGCGCGTACGTATCGATCAGGGGCGTTCGCAAGGTCTGGCGATCGGCCTGCCGGCCCAGATCGCATTGCGTTCGCATCCTGGCGAAAAACTCGCAGGACGCGTCGAGCGCGTCGACTGGATCGGCGACTCGGTCACCGAGGAGCGCATTGCCAATATCGTATTCGACAACGTTCCCGCCGGACTCGCCATCGGTGAACTGGCGGAGGTGACCCTGAGCCTGCCGGTGATTGAAAAAACGCTCGTCATCCCCGCTGCGGCGCTGCACCGCCAGGGTACAAACAGCGGTATCTGGCAACCGGCCGATAACCGCGCGCGGTTCGTGCCGGTAACAGCTGGCGCGATGTCGGCGGATGGACTGGTGGAAGTCCGGCAAGGACTCGCCGCCGGCGACACGGTGATCGTGCATAGCGCCAAGGCGCTTGCCGACGGCACACGCATCAAGCCGGTGGATGCACTGAAATGA
- a CDS encoding TetR/AcrR family transcriptional regulator, translated as MNDISVLQDPPAEPRQRQSAETRREETVEAVIDLASEHSPEGITTQAIATRIGVTHGALFRHFPDKAAIWRSVFDWLGIRLGRVADAAIATGGTPLQVLERLFHAQVAFVSDHPGVPRILFHELQRPAGSPLQGLARTIVGGYRERIKILIHRAKDVGELPTSLDEDTAAILFIGTIQGLVVQSTLFAGAFDMREAAQRIFPLLLDGYRGVKS; from the coding sequence ATGAACGATATCTCCGTTCTCCAAGATCCGCCTGCCGAGCCCCGCCAGCGCCAATCCGCAGAAACCCGGCGCGAGGAAACCGTCGAGGCGGTGATTGATCTCGCCAGCGAGCATAGCCCGGAAGGCATTACCACGCAGGCAATCGCCACCCGGATCGGCGTCACGCATGGCGCGCTTTTCAGGCACTTTCCGGACAAGGCGGCCATTTGGCGCAGCGTTTTTGACTGGCTGGGGATCCGCCTTGGCCGTGTCGCCGACGCCGCGATTGCCACCGGAGGCACCCCGCTCCAGGTGCTCGAGCGCCTGTTCCATGCGCAGGTGGCCTTTGTTTCGGATCACCCCGGTGTTCCGCGCATCCTGTTCCACGAATTGCAACGCCCAGCCGGATCCCCATTGCAAGGGCTGGCGCGGACCATCGTCGGTGGCTACCGGGAGCGCATCAAGATCTTGATCCACCGGGCCAAGGATGTTGGCGAACTGCCGACCAGCCTCGATGAAGACACGGCCGCGATCCTGTTCATCGGTACGATCCAGGGCCTGGTGGTTCAGAGCACCCTGTTTGCCGGCGCCTTCGACATGCGCGAAGCCGCACAGCGCATTTTCCCCCTATTGCTCGACGGTTATCGTGGAGTCAAGTCATGA
- a CDS encoding sensor histidine kinase translates to MNLSLLRNSLRIRLLVGTLFWIVISILVAGWGLGQLFHQHVEAQFDAELKNHLDQLTAQLILDEQNQAQVRLLPSDPRLNKPLSGLYWQIDRIAAAGDHPVKAVLRSRSLWDETLAVPADTPADGEIHRHRIEGPQGVTLKIVERTVTIDTHSLRLMVAANESLMTGPIADFKGHLWLALGILGMGLTFAASMQVFVGLAPLRSMQDALGRVRQGDARNMEGIFPNEIMPLVNEFNTVLAQNAEVVERARTQAGNLAHALKTPLSVLANAANAPEKRDDDLARLVASQVDTVRKQVDYHLSRAQAAAAVKVPGMRTAVEPVIRGLVRVMQRVHADRQLEFVVLPDPANLAFRGEEQDLQEMLGNLIDNASKWARSRIEIQVSDESGKLRVRIDDDGKGIAETERDHVLKRGVRADEQVPGTGLGLAITADLARMYGGDLVLAKSSLGGLRASLTLPAV, encoded by the coding sequence ATGAACCTTTCCCTCCTGCGTAACTCCCTGCGCATACGCTTATTGGTGGGGACACTTTTCTGGATCGTCATTTCGATTCTGGTTGCAGGCTGGGGACTTGGCCAACTCTTCCATCAGCATGTCGAAGCCCAGTTCGATGCGGAACTGAAAAATCATCTGGATCAACTCACGGCCCAACTGATCCTCGATGAGCAGAATCAGGCGCAGGTTCGATTGCTTCCAAGTGACCCGCGCCTCAACAAACCTCTGTCAGGCCTGTATTGGCAGATCGATCGCATCGCCGCTGCGGGTGATCATCCCGTCAAGGCTGTGTTGCGTTCTCGCTCACTTTGGGATGAGACGCTGGCCGTGCCGGCCGATACCCCGGCGGACGGAGAAATTCATCGGCATCGGATTGAAGGCCCCCAGGGAGTTACACTAAAAATAGTGGAACGGACCGTCACCATTGACACGCATTCCCTGCGGTTGATGGTCGCGGCCAATGAAAGCCTGATGACAGGACCTATCGCAGACTTCAAAGGCCATCTTTGGTTGGCATTGGGCATACTGGGAATGGGGTTGACGTTCGCAGCCTCAATGCAGGTGTTCGTCGGGCTTGCCCCCCTGCGCAGCATGCAGGATGCCCTTGGGCGCGTTCGGCAAGGAGATGCCCGAAACATGGAAGGCATCTTCCCGAACGAGATCATGCCGCTGGTGAATGAGTTCAACACGGTGCTGGCGCAAAACGCCGAAGTGGTCGAGCGTGCCCGGACGCAAGCCGGCAACCTGGCCCATGCGCTTAAAACACCGCTGAGTGTCCTCGCCAATGCCGCCAATGCTCCCGAGAAACGAGATGACGACTTGGCACGTCTGGTCGCATCGCAAGTCGATACTGTGCGCAAGCAGGTCGATTACCACCTGAGCCGGGCACAAGCTGCCGCAGCGGTAAAAGTTCCGGGCATGCGCACCGCCGTTGAGCCCGTCATCCGGGGACTGGTACGAGTCATGCAGCGGGTGCATGCAGACCGTCAGCTCGAGTTTGTCGTGCTTCCCGATCCAGCCAATCTGGCATTCCGTGGTGAAGAACAGGATTTACAGGAAATGCTGGGGAATCTGATCGATAACGCATCGAAGTGGGCCAGATCACGGATCGAGATTCAAGTCTCGGACGAGTCCGGCAAACTCCGGGTGCGCATCGATGATGACGGCAAGGGCATCGCCGAGACCGAACGCGATCATGTCCTCAAACGCGGGGTTCGCGCAGATGAGCAGGTACCCGGTACGGGGTTGGGGCTCGCCATAACCGCCGACCTGGCGCGAATGTACGGCGGTGATTTGGTGTTGGCGAAATCCTCATTGGGCGGGCTTCGGGCATCATTGACACTACCGGCAGTTTGA
- a CDS encoding response regulator transcription factor — translation MRILVVEDELTLAAQLVEGIQSVGYVVDVAHNGVDGHFMGETEPYDAIVLDIGLPQMDGITVLKKWRAAGRTLPVLILTARDTWREKVAGIDAGADDYLTKPFHMEELLARLRALIRRAGGHASTELVCGPLTLDTRSSRASVDGTALTLTSHEYRVLAYLMHHPGEIVSRAELTEHIYAQDFDRDSNTVEVFIARLRKKLPPGLIETVRGLGYRLNKAP, via the coding sequence ATGCGCATTCTGGTCGTCGAAGATGAACTGACTCTGGCGGCACAACTGGTCGAAGGTATCCAGTCGGTCGGCTATGTCGTGGATGTGGCCCATAACGGGGTCGATGGCCACTTCATGGGAGAGACCGAGCCCTACGACGCCATCGTGCTCGACATCGGCCTGCCGCAGATGGATGGCATCACGGTACTCAAGAAATGGCGTGCGGCAGGTCGTACCTTGCCGGTGTTGATCCTGACGGCTCGCGACACCTGGCGAGAGAAAGTGGCCGGCATCGATGCCGGTGCGGATGACTACCTGACCAAGCCCTTTCACATGGAAGAACTGCTGGCCAGGCTCCGGGCCCTGATCCGCCGTGCCGGCGGTCATGCCAGTACCGAGTTGGTTTGCGGTCCGCTTACCCTGGATACCCGCAGTAGCCGGGCCAGCGTGGATGGCACCGCCTTGACGCTGACGAGCCATGAATACCGGGTGCTGGCCTACCTGATGCATCATCCGGGGGAAATCGTTTCCCGCGCGGAACTGACCGAACATATTTACGCCCAGGATTTCGATCGCGACTCGAATACGGTCGAGGTATTCATCGCGCGCTTGCGCAAGAAACTGCCTCCCGGACTGATCGAAACCGTGCGCGGATTGGGCTACCGGCTCAACAAAGCGCCATGA
- a CDS encoding PepSY domain-containing protein has protein sequence MSSRIVAFLRHTLTGLALLAMLGPMNGYAGDKTDHDRARQAVEAGDVLPLRTILDRVEREYPGQVMEVELDREKGEWVYEIKLLRKGGALVKLKIHARDGTTLGFKEKNDKPHRQGEPR, from the coding sequence ATGTCGTCGAGAATCGTTGCTTTTTTGCGCCACACGCTAACCGGCCTGGCCTTGCTTGCAATGCTGGGGCCGATGAACGGTTACGCAGGAGATAAAACCGACCATGACCGTGCCCGCCAAGCTGTCGAGGCAGGGGACGTGTTGCCCTTGCGCACGATTCTTGATCGGGTCGAGCGCGAGTATCCCGGCCAGGTCATGGAGGTTGAACTCGACCGTGAAAAAGGTGAGTGGGTTTATGAAATCAAGTTATTGCGCAAGGGAGGCGCCTTGGTGAAACTGAAAATCCACGCTCGAGATGGCACCACCCTCGGTTTCAAGGAAAAGAATGACAAGCCGCATCGCCAAGGAGAGCCTCGCTGA
- a CDS encoding DUF1924 domain-containing protein: MKNMLVVTSGIVAMILSTATLAGPREDLLAQYAAAAKTTGFSAARGQTLHTQSFSGGKPDTPSCTTCHGKDTRGAGRALTGKTIEPVAVSVTPTRYTDSAKVEKWFKRNCTEVLGRECTPQEKGDWLTFVIGQ; this comes from the coding sequence ATGAAGAACATGTTGGTCGTCACCTCAGGAATAGTTGCCATGATACTCAGCACCGCCACACTCGCCGGTCCGCGTGAAGACCTGCTGGCCCAGTATGCCGCAGCCGCCAAGACAACAGGGTTTTCCGCGGCACGCGGCCAAACCTTGCATACGCAAAGTTTTTCGGGAGGCAAGCCCGACACCCCCTCCTGCACCACCTGTCATGGCAAGGACACCCGGGGTGCCGGACGGGCGCTGACCGGCAAGACCATCGAACCGGTTGCTGTGTCGGTGACGCCAACGCGTTATACCGACTCCGCAAAAGTCGAAAAGTGGTTCAAGCGCAATTGCACCGAAGTATTGGGGCGCGAATGCACCCCCCAGGAAAAAGGTGACTGGCTCACCTTCGTGATCGGTCAGTAA
- a CDS encoding diheme cytochrome c yields the protein MRIPYRPLAIGLVTLVFSALVLARAQAGDRHFFAPVADPVVKEECGSCHLAFAPSMLPARSWQRMMGELDNHFGDNASLDAATAEKITSYLVANAGDVGGQRYSSKLLKGVAAGAAPQRITELPKWVSEHRKVPDWEWRHKEVRTKANCVACHTAAEQGSYDE from the coding sequence GTGCGCATTCCCTATCGTCCGCTGGCCATCGGTCTCGTGACCCTGGTTTTTTCTGCCCTTGTATTAGCCCGCGCCCAAGCAGGCGATCGCCATTTCTTTGCACCGGTGGCCGATCCAGTCGTGAAGGAAGAGTGTGGCAGTTGTCATCTGGCTTTTGCGCCCTCGATGCTCCCGGCACGATCCTGGCAACGCATGATGGGTGAGTTGGACAATCATTTCGGCGACAACGCCAGCCTCGATGCGGCCACCGCCGAAAAGATTACGAGCTATCTCGTTGCCAATGCCGGTGATGTAGGTGGCCAGCGCTACAGCAGCAAATTGCTCAAAGGCGTGGCAGCCGGGGCGGCTCCACAGCGCATCACGGAATTGCCCAAATGGGTCAGCGAACATCGCAAAGTTCCCGACTGGGAGTGGCGCCACAAGGAGGTGCGCACCAAAGCGAACTGTGTCGCCTGCCATACCGCAGCAGAACAAGGCTCCTACGACGAATGA
- a CDS encoding PepSY domain-containing protein: protein MRTLTIASLLATVFFSMSSHAQDGRPASADKAKWLSIPEVHARLESAGYRNIEKIERENGSYEVKATDPAGRRIKLYVHPQTGDVIDQRQRDAKRDKYDSGNARNKQRNSADCNERRCRDDLPLQGNLQPAAGK from the coding sequence ATGCGCACATTAACCATCGCTTCATTGCTGGCCACTGTTTTCTTCTCCATGTCGAGTCATGCCCAGGATGGCCGTCCTGCCAGCGCCGACAAAGCCAAATGGCTGTCGATCCCCGAAGTGCATGCCAGATTGGAATCTGCCGGTTATCGGAATATCGAGAAGATTGAACGTGAAAACGGCAGCTATGAGGTTAAGGCCACCGACCCGGCGGGACGGCGGATCAAGCTGTACGTGCACCCGCAGACGGGTGACGTCATCGATCAGCGGCAACGTGACGCCAAGCGCGATAAATACGACAGTGGGAACGCAAGGAATAAGCAGCGAAATTCGGCTGACTGCAACGAACGACGCTGCCGGGATGACTTGCCCCTACAGGGCAATCTTCAACCCGCCGCTGGAAAATGA
- a CDS encoding ferric reductase-like transmembrane domain-containing protein, translated as MKILLGLLLAIVAVAWGMDVLATGGSSGGTLPWVIRQEVLYLSGLLSMALMSLAMFLSTRPAWLETPLGGMDRVYRTHKWAGILAVSFAVVHWLVEEVVGDILKAMVGREGRIPKEQFTGFLEVMRDLAKDMGEWAFYVVLAMLAITLWKRFPYKTWRLTHLAMPVIYLMLALHAVMLAPTDYWAQPVGILLATLIAGGIYGALHSLVGRIGRKRQVNGAIVALEQPAPDVLTVRCQLGNGWRGHRPGQFAFVTFDAKEGAHPFTIASADRDDRTITFQIKTLGDYTRTLGNRLEIGQAVKVEGPYGRFDMARQDTNAQQIWIAGGIGVTPFLAWLDSLQQTPSQVSADLHYCTRDRANDPFVARLEASCAAVPGIRLHIHGAQQGETLSAADVAAAQTGSRRSEIWFCGPQGLAEKLKHELGRIGQGRFRFHQEAFEMR; from the coding sequence ATGAAAATCTTGCTCGGTTTGCTGCTTGCCATTGTCGCTGTCGCTTGGGGAATGGATGTGCTTGCCACGGGCGGTAGCAGTGGCGGCACTCTGCCGTGGGTAATCCGCCAGGAAGTGCTCTATCTGAGCGGCCTTCTATCCATGGCGCTGATGTCGTTGGCGATGTTTTTGTCCACCCGTCCCGCCTGGCTCGAAACCCCGCTGGGCGGTATGGATCGCGTCTATCGGACCCATAAATGGGCCGGCATTCTCGCGGTAAGCTTCGCCGTGGTCCATTGGCTCGTCGAGGAAGTCGTCGGAGATATTCTCAAAGCGATGGTCGGGCGCGAAGGCCGCATCCCCAAGGAACAATTCACCGGCTTCCTGGAAGTGATGCGTGATCTGGCGAAGGACATGGGGGAGTGGGCGTTCTATGTGGTGCTGGCCATGCTGGCCATCACGCTATGGAAGCGATTCCCCTACAAAACCTGGCGACTGACGCATCTGGCCATGCCCGTGATCTATCTGATGCTGGCGCTGCATGCAGTCATGCTTGCGCCGACAGATTACTGGGCCCAGCCAGTAGGGATTCTCCTGGCGACGCTCATTGCGGGCGGAATCTATGGTGCCCTGCATTCACTGGTCGGCCGCATCGGGCGCAAACGCCAGGTGAATGGGGCGATCGTGGCCCTCGAACAGCCTGCTCCGGATGTGCTGACGGTACGTTGCCAACTCGGCAATGGCTGGCGAGGGCATCGTCCCGGCCAGTTCGCTTTCGTAACCTTCGACGCGAAGGAAGGCGCGCATCCTTTCACGATTGCCAGTGCGGATCGCGATGATCGGACCATCACTTTCCAGATCAAGACACTGGGTGATTACACCCGCACCCTCGGCAACAGGCTGGAAATCGGCCAGGCAGTGAAGGTTGAAGGTCCTTATGGTCGCTTCGACATGGCCCGGCAGGATACGAACGCCCAACAAATCTGGATTGCTGGCGGGATCGGGGTGACGCCGTTCCTCGCATGGCTGGATTCATTGCAACAAACGCCGAGCCAGGTTTCTGCGGACCTCCACTACTGCACCCGTGATCGAGCCAATGATCCCTTTGTCGCCCGCCTCGAGGCAAGCTGCGCCGCAGTGCCTGGCATCCGTCTGCACATTCATGGCGCCCAACAGGGCGAAACATTGAGCGCTGCCGATGTTGCCGCTGCGCAGACTGGCTCACGCCGCTCAGAAATCTGGTTCTGCGGGCCACAAGGCCTGGCCGAAAAGCTCAAGCATGAACTCGGGCGTATCGGACAAGGCCGGTTCAGATTCCACCAAGAAGCTTTTGAAATGCGGTGA
- a CDS encoding 2Fe-2S iron-sulfur cluster-binding protein — MMPPEMTSASLLLWIVLGITLQIALWLGISFWRHWGEYQALRTGVGSDGGGGAPVRETLPSASEPASVAAWSGFRSFRVDRKEIEDGAQSICSFYLVAEDRQLLPEFKPGQFLTFRLDVPAPDGKTEQITRCYSLSDAPHAGFYRVSIKRVPAPAGSAYPPGRSSNYFHDHVQVGDVLQVRAPGGHFHIDRSDAPVVLIGGGIGITPVLSMLNWCVAEQPGREVWLYYGVRNSNEPIKRSHLEALAATYPNFHLRLCFSDPLPGDQLGRDYHHQGRVDVALFRTELPLKPYHFYICGPTPMMESLVLGLEDWGVPESRIHYEAFGPASIKRSANPTAVEPVVATQSDIVVTFAKSGKQIPWQPGMGSLLDFAEANGVKVESSCRAGSCGCCQTTIKAGEVAYGHAPDFDPEPGSCLLCSCTPKTSVTLEA, encoded by the coding sequence ATGATGCCACCTGAAATGACCTCAGCCTCCTTGCTTCTCTGGATCGTATTGGGGATTACGCTGCAAATCGCGTTGTGGCTGGGTATCAGCTTCTGGCGGCATTGGGGGGAGTATCAGGCGCTGCGCACAGGCGTGGGGTCTGATGGGGGTGGGGGCGCCCCTGTTAGAGAGACTTTGCCTTCGGCCTCCGAGCCGGCATCTGTCGCGGCGTGGAGCGGCTTCAGGAGTTTTCGGGTTGATCGCAAGGAAATCGAGGACGGTGCCCAATCCATCTGCTCGTTTTACCTGGTAGCGGAGGACAGGCAGCTGCTCCCGGAATTCAAGCCCGGTCAGTTCCTGACATTCCGCCTTGACGTGCCCGCGCCCGACGGCAAGACGGAGCAGATCACTCGCTGCTACTCTTTGTCCGATGCGCCCCACGCGGGGTTTTACCGCGTCTCCATCAAGCGCGTCCCCGCACCGGCAGGCAGCGCTTACCCCCCGGGCCGCTCGTCGAATTACTTTCATGACCACGTCCAGGTGGGTGACGTGCTACAAGTCCGCGCGCCTGGCGGTCACTTCCATATCGACCGCAGTGACGCACCAGTCGTCTTGATCGGTGGCGGTATCGGGATCACCCCGGTGCTATCCATGCTCAACTGGTGTGTGGCCGAACAGCCTGGCCGGGAAGTTTGGCTCTACTACGGCGTGCGTAACAGCAACGAGCCGATCAAGCGATCTCATCTCGAAGCGCTGGCCGCGACCTATCCGAACTTCCATCTGCGGCTGTGTTTCAGTGACCCCTTGCCGGGCGATCAACTGGGGCGTGACTATCACCATCAAGGGCGCGTGGATGTCGCGTTATTCAGGACGGAACTCCCCCTTAAACCCTACCATTTCTACATCTGCGGACCGACGCCAATGATGGAAAGCCTCGTCCTGGGCCTGGAAGACTGGGGCGTGCCGGAGAGCCGCATCCACTACGAAGCCTTTGGCCCGGCATCGATCAAGCGCTCGGCAAACCCGACAGCCGTTGAACCTGTGGTAGCAACACAAAGCGACATCGTCGTCACCTTTGCCAAATCGGGCAAACAGATTCCCTGGCAGCCGGGTATGGGGAGTTTGCTGGATTTCGCTGAGGCCAATGGGGTAAAAGTTGAGTCCAGTTGCCGGGCGGGAAGTTGTGGATGTTGCCAAACCACGATCAAAGCAGGCGAAGTGGCTTACGGTCATGCGCCAGACTTTGATCCCGAACCAGGTAGTTGCCTGCTGTGTAGTTGCACCCCGAAAACCAGCGTGACTCTGGAGGCCTAG